The Silurus meridionalis isolate SWU-2019-XX chromosome 26, ASM1480568v1, whole genome shotgun sequence region TCACACCGGCGCATTTGTCGACCCCTGAGCGTTAATTGTGCGCATCATGACGGAGTTTGGTGCGGATCTGAGATTTGGCacgtcagtaaaacaaatgtttactgaataaataatttttagtggaggtttttttttgtatctaaataaaaaagtaatgacATCATGAATAAACGTGTTGCGTTGCAGGTTGTAATTTCgtctctttttatttgtttatattttattagtgccgttaaaatgaattgcattaagagaattaaaatattaacacaAAAGGAATTTTAAATGATGTTACCTAATGagtgtatccaggctgaacatccacaatgtagaacacaagcagagaaaagatgatgatcaggatcaggaatgtctctgttttcagtcatggTTACATCGCTGACGTGacgtactgataccaaaaatcTACCTCAGTACAGTAACacagtatttgtacttcttacttcccacctctgacacATACCACACACTTTTAGACACTGGTtggttttattatattaaaaggcATAGCATCTTCATCTAAACCTCATTTAACCAAAACATCAATGCACATTTgctacattataatatatactatatataaaatatttagtttgtGGTCAGATTTGACCATATAGCTTGAATAAAAGGactacattacattattgaGGGCATGGCCAAGCGTGGGATTGTGGATAGGGGGTGGAGCGAGAGGAAACACGGGGTTAGGATCAGACACCTGTTGGTGCTATAACTCTAATaaatgatctgttttttttctggggaAGAGAATAAAAAGGGGAAGATGGGAGTTTTAGAAGAGAAAAACCAACAAAACTGTGTGCGTGAGATTAATGTCACTGAAAAGCACAagagaaatgcaaaataaagcTGGTTCTTTGTTGGACTTGTCGGCAAACTCCTGTTTCTTTTGCTTCTGAGCCAAAAACCTCTCCACGCTGGTGCCAAACCCCGGAGAATGATATACCATCAAGTCTTTACCAGAGGGTGATCTTGTTAAAGTGCTTACTGACTTTCAGCAGTCACAACACCAGGCCATCCTCCAGGTGTGAGCAGAGTAGGATCAGCACTTCCAGGAACTGCTCCAGGAACAGCCTCAGTGCCCACAGCTTGAATTCTGCTCAACAGGATGTCCTATATGATGGTGTGGAGGCTTTTCTTGAGCTGTTTGAGCAGGTGGATTAGGCTGGTTTTGGAGTGGGTGCTATACTTTCTGACACTCTTCTCCAGAGAAGCCCTACATGCTGTACAGCAGCATCCAGCCAAATGCATGCTGGTGTACAGCTACCTGAAGCTGGCGATCTTACATTGGAAAAGCCAGGCCCCCGTTGGCCAGAGGTGGCTGCTGGAGAAGGAGTGAAACACGAGATCTTTGGCTTGGTGGTACTGGTGCAGTTTGTTTCCCAACTTCCAGCAAGGATGAAAGTATGAGCTCAGTTCTAACATCCTGTCTCGTTGAATAAGGCAGTCCAGGTAGCCGAAGTTCATCTGAGGGCTGGAGAactctccacctctctctcacaccccatTCCCATCCCCATCACCTGGAAAAGGGGGCGCCAATCTCCCCTAAAAATGATTGTGCAGGCTCCTCCCCCTACGCCTCCTCATTCTAATCTCCCGAGGTCTGTGTTCCACAATTGGGTAAACCTGACATCACAGGTGTCaaaatcaaatctaattttatttgtcacatacaaatacaattagATTAGATGTTGACACCTGTGATGTCAGGTTTGCTCAAGGCGTGTGAGGGAAGCCTGGGCTGGGCATGGCGAAGGTACGGTGTGTACACGGGGATATCCACCAATATCTGCTAGTGGCCATCACTCATTTGTTTTAGGGGGAGATCATCATAAAATCAAGATTCCAGTTATTCCCCCCCCACACACCCATCTGAGATATAAACTTAAGGGAACATTAGAAAGGACATTAAAAAGATCCTCCTCCCATAATGCTTATTACGCTGCCTATCTGAACGGAGTGGTAGCGAGTAACAGCTGGAAGCGGCATTTACAATACCTCAGAGAGGTCTTGAGAACCTTGAGGTGGGCTGGACTCATGGCTCAGTGTGCGGTTGGGCAGGTGGAAACATGGTGTCTAGGCTTCCCCTTGGGTCATGGGCAGGTATGTTTTTCCCAAATTGATAAGACGGCGGCGATTGCAGCCTGCCCGAGACCCCAGACCAAAAAAGGAGGTGAGAGTTTCTGGCTGGTTATTATCAAACATTTGTCACAAGGTGGTGACTGTTTTTCTCTCACGTTGGGAGGTGGAGTTAGTTCCTAAACCAGGCGATGGGGGTATGTCCCAGCGGGGATGTGGCCTAGAGTTGTTTCCTTAACATCACTGAAAAGTGAATGCAAAagagaaatgtaaaattaaataaataacttccCTGTGGAGATGAACATCACAATATTTATAATCACTGACCACCATATAACTCTTCACTATACACCATTATTCTATTAAATTCATGCAGGTCAGGTAAacgttttaatatataatattatattatataataatttattgaagttttcttttcctccactcACAGTTGCAGTCTTGTAAATCGGCGTCTAAACGAACTGACTGGTCATAACCCTTTATGGAAGAGGCTTTGCCAGAAGCACTGGCTTCTCACTGAGTAAGTTCTTCAAACAAGCTCCATCACTGTATATAATACTGAGCATTTCTTCGTTTTCACACATGATTGGTGTGTATTTTAATCACCTAAAATGCTAATTTCTCATTTTTATAGAGCTGATAAAGGGCAGAGAGGACAGAACTGGAGGGAGATGTTTCTTCACTATTACGCTGACCTCGGTCGCTATATAGATCACTACAGCACACTGAAGAAAGCCTGGGATGACCTCAAGTCCTATTTGGGCCAAAAATGCCCCCGAATGATTGCCTCTCTGAAAGGTGACACATTCAGCCGTCCTCTTACATCCAATAGTGTTATAACCTTAACAGCTGATGTCAGATCTTTCTGGAGGACCGTCTCTGCTGTTATGAAAATGATCTCGTGTGCACCATGCAGCAGTGATGGATGAAAAATGTACCACTAAATAACACTGAATGTATAACTGTGATTTCTTCTTCAACAGAGGGTGCAAAGGAGGAAGAACTGGATGCCATCGAAGCTCAAATCGGCTGCAAGCTCCCAAGCGACTACCGCTGTTCCTACAGGATACATAATGGACAGAAGTTGGTGGTTCCTGGGTGAAGCATACCTTCATACCTACCTACATAAATACGAATAAAACTCCAGCATTACTCGTCCTCCACAAGAGGTTCAGACGATGGTATTTTAACTGTGAATCAGAACTCGTGTCACAAGAATTTGGTTTGTCGGAAAATCGGTTGCAACGATGTGAACCTCTGAGATATGAAACGAGCAACATCAAGCACTTCATATCACCATGCAGCAAAAGTGAAGTAAATCTGATGATGTTGAACTTCTTCTCTGCAGGTTGATGGGCAGCATGGCCTTGTCTAATCACTATCGCTCAGAGGACCTGCTGGACATTGAGACAGCAGCAGGAGGATTTCAGCAGAGGAAGGGCATGAGGCAGTGTCTCCCCCTCACCTTCTGCTTTCACACCGGACTCAGCCAGTACATGGCCCTAGAGAGCATAGAGGGACGCACACTCAGCGAGATCTTCTACCATTGTCCGGTTAGAGTCCCCCTTTCTCTCATAGCACACTGTATCCataagcttttctttttctttcaccatTTTTGCGAAAATgcctataaacatttttttatttttacaaaaacaagaaaagagctcctccctctgtccttctgtctttctgtccctCTGTGCTGGTGTGTTCTGATACTCAACTGACCTGTTAGacctggcacacacacacacacacacacacacacacacacaactcgaTCTCATCACTGGGTCACTTTGAGCAAAATATTGTGTTTTAAGTGCATGTTTATGTATGAGGGTAGAAACCAACAGTTtgactttctctttcactcagATAAATATTATCTGAGCACAAAATACACCCAacaagttacacacacacacacacacacacacacacacacacacacacacacacacacacacacttacacactggaGGCCTAATTCCAGTTTATAATTCCTGAACTTGTGCTTTATCACAGATCCTGCACATTTTACTGCCTcaaccttttatatttatatgctgCACCTTCTTACTGCACCTTCTTACTGCACCTTCTTACTGCACCTTCTTACTGCACCTTCTTACCTTCTTACTGCACCTTCTTACCTTCTTACTGCACCTTCTTACCTTCTTACTGCACCTTCTTACTGCACCTTCTTACCTTCTTACTGCACCTTCTTACCTTCTTACTGCACCTTCTTACTGCACCTTCTTACCTTCTTACTGCACCTTCTTACTGCACCTTCTTACCTTCTTACTGCACCTTCTTACCTTCTTACTGCACCTTCTTACTGCACCTTCTTACTGCACCTTCTTACCTTCTTACTGCACCTTCTTACCTTCTTACTGCACCTTCTGCACCTTCTTACTGCACCTTCTTACTGCACCTTCTTACTGCACCTTCTTACCTTCTTACTGCACCTTCTTACCTTCTTACTGCACCTTCTTACCTTCTTACTGCACCTTCTTACTGCACCTTCTTACTGCACCTTCTTACCTTCTTACTGCACCTTCTTACTGCACCTTCTTACTGCACCTTCTTACCTTCTTACTGCACCTTCTTACCTTCTTACTGCACCTTCTTACCTTCCTTCCTCAAGCTTTTAAGTCAGGTCATGTTTATtactattgcacttttcacaacagacattgtctccaagcagctgtacagaatttaacagtgaaggtgaatggtgtgtgtttatccctgatgagcaccatggagactgtggtgaaggaaaaactcctttagatgttataaggaagaaaccttgagaggaaccagactaccTAATCTACCTACAGTGTCTATAACACTACTTACCTCCAATAAACTCCTTCATCAGGGACTCACCTGGGGGTGTAGACTTACACTCAGATCCAAACCTGTCCTAAAGAACATGCTTGAACATCAGGGTTGTTTTCTCAAGTCCCCCAATTCAACTTCATGAGCCACTAAGCTCTGATTTACATTGACATCCACCAATAACagaatattatacatttatttttagttaattGTTATTAAGTGATTTAGAGGTGACTGTGGTGAGGGAAACAAACTCCCCGAGAGGAACTGAAAGGAACCCCATCCTCATCCACACAGCAGTTAATAATTCATTCTAGATCCATCTTTATGTTTTATGCGTTTTAGCAACGAGGATTTTTGTGCACTTGACCAACAGAagacttctctctttcttttttctaggATCAATTAGCACAAGATCCATCTGCTATCGATATGTTCATCACAGGTAGGATCTGAAGATCACACTGTAGTATTCTGAATGATTTTGGTGCAGATTTAATTAAGCGAGTCTCTGTAGCTTTTCAGTTCTCATGTTCTTCTCtatggatgtttttttcttccagggTCCAGCTTTACTGAATGGTTTACCTCGTATGTTCACAACGTAGTGACTGGAGAATACCCCATCATCCGGGACCAGatcttcaggtgtgtgtgtgtgtgtgtgtgtgtgtgtttataattggCAACAGTACCTGAACAGGTGACGTGAAGTCATCATTTTCTTCATCTGATTTATGCAggataaatattaattttccaTAAAAAAGGGAATTTGCATGTTGTATTTATACCCCGGGGGGGGACGGAGACTCATTTGCTCTGACTTTTTTATGAAGAGTGTCAATAATTCTGGAGTTTATTAAAGTTAATAGTCGTATAAAGATTCTGGAAGagatttcattttttgtttttttttcctcagaaatatttttcttataaaaatggaaagagactaaaacacagtggattcagTTTGTAGTTCGGGTCACGTTGGATGTTGAGATGATCAGTAGCACGACTGAATACTTCAGTAAGATGAAAAGTTGAATAACGTTTGTATTTGTGCGTGTTTAAGGTACGTCCACGATAAGAAGTGTGTGGCCACGACTGATAACATAACCGTCTCCGTCTCCACCTCCTTCCTCCCTGAGCTCAGCTCTGTTCATCCTCCTCACTTCTTCTTCACGTACAGAATCAGGTAAAACATCAGAACACTTTTCAACTTCTCCACATCTTTGTATATTTCCTCCGGCATGTTTTTTCTCTGAGGTTCCCATTAAGGGCTGAAACTCATCTGTGTGTTAGAACATGATGTCTGTGCCAGAGTTTATTAACCGAGTCTCTGTAGTCTTGTGCAGTATTTACTTTCTCATGTTGGATTATTCTCCCAAGCTCCAGCTTTACTCAATACCTCATATGTTCACAATGTAGTGGCAGGAGAAAACATCTTCATCTGCTCAAACATCTGTCTTTTGGTGATTTTCATCTGTAAAAGCTGtaacatatttaaatacattcgTCAAACTCGTTTAATTCCCTTCGCTCGCCCACATCAGGGACAAAATGTGTTCTCTTCTTCCTAATTAACATTTCCACCCAATAACAGATTTCACCATGAAGATAataagtgttatttacttcaccgctcagaatgttataatgttcTAATGATCTGTGTAAACATGTAAAGTGGTTTCCCGTTCAACATATTTACAGCGAAGCGTCTGCCTGGTTTATCTGTAAGACTCGAAGTGTCACAGATATGATATGTGGTCTGACTGCTTTTGTGCCGAGCGACTCGAGACTTCAGTACTTCTTTTGTGACTcgtgatttatatattttgaaatcaGTGATGTTCCTGAGCCAAACAGAGCCTGAAATATCTGGCAGATctttccaaacaaaaaaaactctttacttccttttttaccaaaaaacaaagaaacattcTGAACACGCGTGTACAACTTCAAGATCGTCTGAAATGTAGTGTTTCAGGAAGTTATCACGTTCTCTGCAACTCTCAATCAGAAGACTGAATTCCTGCCTGATTTAAAGAGATTTCGTTTAAGAAAAATGTTGGAGTCTTTTAATACAGAGGTCATGACCCAGTTACTGAACCGGTCCGAAAAACATTGAGTAGATATGACCCTGTATTAAGGGCCTTTAAAGGCCACGCCCCAAATTTGCATACAGCAACTGATCTGGAGTCTGAGCCAAGAAAATGTAACGTAGCATGAAAGGTTCAGAATCTCGCTGTAAGACTATAATTGAGTAGTTAATGAAGATGAACGCCTTTCTATcgctccagacgtctgtctttCTCGTTCTCACTTTCTTTATAAAAACTGCACATTGTCTTTGGATTTCAAACTGATAACTAATTTACATTTCCACACATTGTGTTGtggaaatataaacaaatttaatCATGTTCAAGTCtgcattgcacacacacacacacacacacacacacacacacacacacacacacacacactgcaacagcCAGTATTCCGGTTCTGCTTGAATTGCAGCATTGCAGATTCACTTCTTTATACATTTATCCTGCAACACATTCACTGTTCCTGTGACGTTTTTCAGCTCATCTTCCTCACACACTTCCCGAGCAGAGTTCAGTGATTTATATCAGATGATTGAGGATCTTAAAGTGATCATACAGTGCCAGAAGAGGCAACATTAGGTAGattgtgaacattagaacattaggacatcaggtagagtgtgaacattaggtagagtgtgaacattagaacactaggtagagtgtgaacattaggtagagtgtgaacattagaacatcaggtagagtgtgaacattaggtagagtgtgaacattagaacatcaggtagagtgtgaacattaggtagagtgtgaacattaggtagagtgtgaacattaggtagagtgtgaacattagaacattaggtagagtgaacattagaacatcaggtagagtgtgaacattaggtagagtgtgaacattaggtagagtgtgaacattagaacattaggtagagtgtgaacattagaacatcaggtagagtgtgaacattaggtagagtgtgaacattatttagagtgtgaacattaggtagagtgtgaacattaggtggagtgtgaacattagaacattaggtagagtgtgaacattaggtagagtgtgaacattaggtagagtgtgaacattagaacattaggtagagtgtgaacattaggtagagtgtgaacattaggtagagtgtgaacattaggtagagtgtgaacattaggtagagtgtgaacattagaacattaggtagagtgtgaacattaggtagagtgaaCATTAGgtggagtgtgaacattagaacattaggtagagtgtgaacattaggtagagtgtgaacattaggtagagtgtgaacattaggtagagtgtgaacattaggtagagtgtgaacattagaacattaggtagagtgtgaacattaggtagagtgtgaacattaggtagagtgtgaacattagaacattaggtagagtgtgaacattaggtagagtgtgaacattaggtagagtgtgaacattagaacattaggtagagtgtgaacattaggtagagtgtgaacattaggtggagtgtgaacattagaacattaggtagagtgtgaacattagaacattaggtatagtgtgaacattaggtagagtgtgaacattaggtggagtgtgaacattagaacattaggtagagtgtgaacattaggtagagtgtgaacattaggtggagtgtgaacattagaacattaggtagagtatgaacattagaacattaggtagagtgtgaacattagaacatcaggtagagtgtgaacattaggtagagtgtgaacattagaacattaggtagagtgtgaacattagaacatcaggtagagtgtgaacattaggtagagtgtgaacattaggtagagtgaacattagaacattaggtagagtgtgaacattaggtagagtgtgaacattagaacattaggacatcaggtagagtgtgaacattaggtagagtgtgaacattagaacattaggtagagtgaacattagaacattaggtagagtgtgaacattaggtagagtgtgaacattagaacatcaggtagagtgtgaacattaggtagagtgtgaacattagaacattaggtagagtgtgaacattagaacatcaggtagagtgtgaacattaggtagagtgtgaacattaggtagagtgtgaacattagaacattaggtagagtgtgaacattagaacattaggtagagtgtgaacattagaacatcaggtagagtgtgaacattaggtagagtgtgaacattagaacattaggtagagtgtgaacattagaacatcaggtagagtgtgaacattaggtagagtgtgaacattaggtagagtgtgaacattagaacattaggtagagtgtgaacattaggtagagtgtgaacattagaacattaggacatcaggtagagtgtgaacattaggtagagtgtgaacattagaacattaggtagagtgtgaacattagaacattaggtagagtgtgaacattaggtagagtgtgaacattagaacatcaggtagagtgtgaacattaggta contains the following coding sequences:
- the fbxo3 gene encoding F-box only protein 3, whose protein sequence is MAAATALSLDSLPSDPLLLIISFLDFRDLSSCSLVNRRLNELTGHNPLWKRLCQKHWLLTEADKGQRGQNWREMFLHYYADLGRYIDHYSTLKKAWDDLKSYLGQKCPRMIASLKEGAKEEELDAIEAQIGCKLPSDYRCSYRIHNGQKLVVPGLMGSMALSNHYRSEDLLDIETAAGGFQQRKGMRQCLPLTFCFHTGLSQYMALESIEGRTLSEIFYHCPDQLAQDPSAIDMFITGSSFTEWFTSYVHNVVTGEYPIIRDQIFRYVHDKKCVATTDNITVSVSTSFLPELSSVHPPHFFFTYRIRIEMAKSALPESACQLESRYWKITNANGNVEEVRGPGVVGEFPVMTPGKVHEYASCTTFSTTSEYMEGHYTFHRLKNKGEVFDVSIPRFHMVCPPFRESMVRSSSVCDAPVPVYNNEHDSDTDNYQEGDMHAINMADPGGRCPRHI